GCGTGGTCCTGATGGGCTGGGTGAACCGCCGCCGCGACCTGGGCAACCTCATCTTCATCGACGTGCGCGACCGTACCGGCATCACCCAGATCGTCTTCAACAAGGACC
This genomic window from Terriglobales bacterium contains:
- a CDS encoding OB-fold nucleic acid binding domain-containing protein; this encodes MQLDFLGDLRRTHTCGALRSADAGARVVLMGWVNRRRDLGNLIFIDVRDRTGITQIVFNKD